GTCCTTGATGGACGGCGGCGGGTCGATGCCCTTGATCTCGACGCGGTTGACGCGGATGCCCCACTTGCCGGTCGCCTCGTCGAGGACGCCGCGCAGGCCGGTGTTGATCTCCTCGCGACTGGTCAGCGTCTGCTCGAGGTCCATGCCACCGACGATGTTGCGCAGGGTCGTCATGGTGAGCTGCTCGACGGCCTGGATGTAGTTGGCGATCTCGTACGTCGCCGCGATCGGGTCGGTGACCTGGAACCAGATGACCGTGTCGATCGAGACCACCAGGTTGTCCTCGGTGATCACGGGCTGCGGCGGGAAGCTGACGACCTGCTCGCGCAGGTCGATGACGTAGCGCACCTTGTCGACGAACGGCACGACGATGTTGAGGCCGGCGGGCAGCGTCTTGAGGTACTTGCCGAAGCGTTCGACGACGCCGGCGCGTGCCTGCGGCACGATCCGGACCGTCTTGGCCAGGAGCACCACCACGAACAGCAGCAGCAGGGCTAGCAGGATCAGGATGGCGAGTGGCACCGAGGACTCCTTCGCGCTCAGGGACTGTCGAGCTCAGGGATGGGGTGGACGTAGGCAGTGGCGCCGCGGATCTCGAAGACCTCGACGGTCTCGCCGACCTCGATCGAGACGTGCTCGTCGTACGGCGAGGCGCTCCAGGTCTCGCCGGCGAGCTTGATCTGGCCGACCGCGAGGCCGGTCATCCGCTGGGTCACGGTCGCGCGCTGCCCGAGGAGCTTGTTGGTGCCGAGGACGAGGTCGGGACCCTGGTGCAGGCGGGCCACCAGTGACGGACGGACCAGGGCGAGCATCGCGATCGCCGTGACCGCGGCGACGATGATCTGCAGCGCCACCGGGCCGCCGAGCGCGGCGGTGATCGCACCGCCACCGGCGCCGACGGCAAGCATGACCAGCACGAGGTCGAGGCTCATCAGCTCGGCGATGCCGAGGAGGGCGGCGATGCCGAGCCAGACCGCCCACGCGTGCTCGCTCAGCCAGTCCATGCTGCGACCCTACCTGTGGCGGGTTCGGCGCCGAGCGTTCCAGCGCCCGTCCTCGTGGTTGAGCACGAGCGGCATCCCGAACGTGGACGACAGGTTGGCGGCCGTGATCACCTCGTCGATCGGACCGGCCGTCACCACCTGGCCGCGACGCAGCAGCAGCGCGTGGGTGAAGCCGGGCGGGATCTCCTCGACGTGGTGCGACACCAGGACGGTCGCCGGCGACGCCGGGTCGGCGGCCAGGACCGACAAGGTCGACACCAGGTCCTCGCGGCCACCGAGGTCGAGCCCGGCGGCAGGCTCGTCCAGCAGCAGCAGCTCGGGATCGGCCATCAGGGCCCGCGCGATCTGCACGCGCTTGCGCTCACCCTCGCTGAGGGTCCCGAACGTGCGGTCGACGAGGTGCATCACGCCGACCTCGGTCAGCAGCTCCGTCGCGCGGCTGTGGTCGAGGTCGTCGTAGATCTCGCGCCAGCGGCCGACCACGCCGTACGACGCGGAGACGACGACGTCGTGGACCCGCTCCGCCCGCGGGATGCGCTCGGCGAGTGCGGCGCTGGTGATGCCGATGCGCGGCCTCAGCTCGAAGACGTCCACGGTGCCGAGGACCTCGTCGAGGATGCCCGCCACGCCCTCCGTCGGGTGGATCTGCGCGCTCGCGACCTGGAGCAGCGTGGTCTTGCCGGCGCCGTTGGGACCGAGGATGACCCAGCGCTCGTCGCCGTTGACCCGCCACGTGACCCGGTCCAGCAAGGTGGCCTGCCCCCGCCGGACGGTGACCTCGGCGAAGTCCAGGACAGGGGTGCTCACGCGGCACACCCTAGCGACTGGTCGGTGAAGCGTTGCGGCGTATCCTCACCGGCCGTGACGACTGTGCTTCCAGCCTCGGTACGACTCGCCTGGTGGGGTACGGCGTGGCTGCGCGGCCACGTCGTGACGGACCTGGTGGTCGACGCCGTGCTGGGCGACGACGCGACCCATGCCGTGGCAGGGCTGCCCGGCGCCGACCGCACCGAGACCCTCGTCGTCGCGCTGGGCCGGCTCCGGGCTGCGGGCGCGTCGGGCATGGGCGCGGCGTTCCCGGTCGAGGGCGACCCGGCCGGGCTGGGCGGGCCGGCAGCGTTCAACGCCGAGGCCCTGGAGGCCGGCGAGGCGGTCGTCGTCGCCGAGGCCGGGCTCGGGCTGGTGCCGCACCGCACCGGCGCCGCGGTGACCTGGACGGTCCACCCGGCGGCGCGGCGACAGCTGCCCGACGTCGGGGAGGCGGACCGTGGGCTCCGCGCCGCGCTGATCGAGTCGGCCAACGCGCTCGCCCGGCTCGACGTCGCGCGTTGGCGGCCCGACGTCGCGGACGAGCTGCTCAACCTGCGGCACCGTCACCCGGTCACGGCGCCGGCGGGCGTGCCGGATCGCTGCGTCGACCTCGCCGCCCGGGGGCTGCAGGCGGTCGCGATCGTCGAGCTCGCGCTCGAGGACGACGGCGCCGCGCTGACCGCCGCCGACATCACGGCGCGTGCGGATGCCCTGCGGCCGCTCGGCCGGGCCGGGAGGCGCGCGCTGGTCGCCGCCTCCTCGCCCGAGGTGTGGCCCGACGGGGCCTGAGGTGGCTCGACACCGATAGCGTTGCCGCCGATGACTGACCTGCTACCCGGCGACAAGCCGGAGACCCTGCTCATCACGCTGTCGGGCAAGGACCGACCGGGCGTGACCTCCTCGGTGTTCACCGCGCTCTCGGGCGCCGGGGTCGAGGTGATCGACATCGAGCAGATCGTGCTCCGCCGCCAGCTGATCCTCGGCATCCTCGTCACCGCGCCCCACAACGCCAAGAAGGTGCGGGCCGCGGTCGAGGAGACCGCCGCCTCGCTGGGCATGACCGTCGACATCGACCGCGGCGCCGGCGACAACAAGTCCCGGCGCGACGGACGCTCGCACGTGACGATCATCGGTACGCCGCTGCGGGCCTCCGCGATGGCCGCCGTCGCGGGCCGGATCGCCGACGCCGGTGCCAACATCGACCGGATCGAGCGGATGGCGCGCTACCCCGTCACCGCGATCGACCTCCACGTCTCCGGCGCCGACACCGACGCGCTCCGCACTGTGCTGGCCCCGGAGGCCGCCGGCCACGGCATCGACATCGCCGTGCAGCCGGCCAACCTGCTGCGCCGCGGCACCCGGCTGATCGTGATGGACGTCGACTCCACGCTGATCCAGGGCGAGGTGATCGAGATGCTGGCCGCGCACGCCGGCTACGAGGCCGAGGTCGCGGCGGTGACCGCCGCGGCCATGCGGGGTGACCTGGACTTCGAGGCGTCGCTGCGCTCGCGGGTCGCCCTGCTCGCCGGCGTACCCGCCACCGCGCTCGACGAGGTGTACGACGCGATCGTGCTCGCCCCCGGTGCCCGGACGCTAGTGCGCACGCTGCGCCGGCTGGGCTACCGGTTCGCGCTGGTCTCGGGCGGGTTCAGCCAGCTCGTCGACCGCCTGGCCGAGGACCTCGGCATCCACTTCTCCCGCGCCAACGAGCTCGAGATCGTCGACGGGGTGCTCACCGGCCGGATCATCGGCCCGGTGGTCGACCGCGCCGGCAAGGCCGCCGCGCTGCGGGAGTTCGCCGCCGAGATCGGGGTCTCCGAGGCCGCGACCATCGCCATCGGCGACGGCGCCAACGACCTCGACATGCTCAACGCGGCCGGGCTCGGCATCGCCTACAACGCCAAGCCGCTCGTCCAGGACGCCGCGGACACGTCCGTCAACGTGCCGTACCTCGACGCGATCATGTACCTCCTCGGCATCTCCCGCGAGGAGATCGTCGCCGCCGACGCCGAGGCGGGGTTCGTCACCCCCGCACCGCCGATCGGTTGATTCGGGACCTCTGACGGTTCATTGGGGAGTTCTGACCACGGCTTGCGTCAAGAACTCCCGACTGGAGCGTCAGAACTCCCGACTCAACCGTCAGGCGCGACCGACGTGGAACGCCTCGAGCCGCGCGGTCCCCTCGCCGAGGTCGGCCCAGGCGCCGTCGTACGAGAAGACCGCGACCGCGCACGTCGGGAAGTCCCCCGCCATCGATGCGGCAACAGCCGCGTCGCCGGACCCGTCGTCGAGCACCTGCGCCAGCACGCCCACCGTCGGGTTGTGTCCGATCACGACCAGCGACGTCACCGCGTCCGGCACGAGCCGGACCAGGTCGAGCGCGGTCTCCGGCCCGGCGGCGTAGAGGCCGCGGTCCAGGTCGGGCGCCAGCGACCAGCCCGCGCCGGAGGCGACGGCCTCCCACGTCTGCTGCGTCCGCAGCGCCGCTGAGACCAGCGCGTGCGCGGGCTCGACCCCCTGGGCGGACAGCCAGGACCCCGCCTCGACAGCGTCCCGGCGGCCGCGGTCGGCCAGCGGCCGCTCGAAGTCCGTCGGTCCGTCCTGCTCGGCCTTCGCGTGCCGCATCACGACCAGCCGACGAGCCACCTCAGGCACCCATCGCGTGCAGGCCGCCGTCCACGTGGATGATCTCGCCGGTGGTCGCCGGGAAGAAGTCGGAGAGAAGCGCGCAGACGGCCCGCGCGGTCGGCGCGTGGTCGGTGTTGTCCCAGCCCAGCGGCGCCCGGTCGCTCCACATCGACTCCAGGTCCTCGAAGCCCGGGATCGCCTTCGCGGCCAGCGTCTTCAGCGGCCCGGCGGACACCAGGTTGGACCGGATGCCGTACGGCCCGAGGTCGCGCGCGAGATAGCGCGACGTGGACTCGAGCGCCGCCTTCGCCACGCCCATCCAGTCGTACGCCGGCCACGCGACCGTCGCATCGAAGGTGAGCCCGACGACGGACCCGCCGGGACCCATCAGCGGGCGGGCGGCCTCCGCGAGCGCCTTGAGGGAGTACGCCGAGACCTGCACCGCCTGCGCGACGTCGGGCCACGGGCCGGTGAGGAACTTGCCGCCGAGCAGCGTCTCCGGGTTGCCGTACGCGATCGAGTGCACGACGCCGTCGAGGCCGTCGACGTGCTCGCGCACCTGGGCCTCGAGCCCGGCGAGGTGCTCCTCGTCGGTCACGTCGAGCTCGAGCACGGGCGGCTCGACGGGCAGCCGCTTCGCGATCCGTCGGGTGATGCCGAGCGCGCGGCCGAAGTTGGAGATCAGCACGGTCGCGCCCTGCTCCTGCGCCACCTTCGCGGTCGCGAAGCCGATCGAGCTGTCCATCGTCACGCCCGCGACGAGGATCCGCTTGCCGTCCAGGATGCCTGCCATGTCAGTGCCCCATTCCGAGTCCACCGTCGACCGGGATGACGGCCCCGGTGACGTACGCCGCGCCGGGGCCGGTCAGCCACAGCACGGTCTCTGCGATGTCGTCCACGGAGCCGAACCGGCTCAGTGGCACCTGCGCCTTGATGGCCGCCTTCTGCTCGTCGCTCAGCACGCCGGTCATGTCGGTCTCGATGAAGCCCGGGGCCACGACGTTCGCCGTGATCGACCGGGAGCCGAGCTCGCGCGCGATCGAGCGCGCCATGCCGACCAGGCCGGCCTTCGAGGCCGCGTAGTTGACCTGACCCGCCGAGCCGAGCAGGCCGACGACCGAGGAGATGAAGACGATCCGGCCCCGGCGCAGCCGCAGCATGCCCTTGGAGGCGCGCTTGGCGAGCCGGAACGAACCCGTGAGGTTGGTGTCGATCACCGACGACCAGTCCTCGTCGGACATCCGCAGCAGCAGCGTGTCGGCGGTGATGCCGGCGTTGGCGACGAGCACCTCGACCGGGCCGTGCGCCTCCTCGATCTGGGCGAAGGCCGCCTCGACCTGACCCGCATCGGTGATGTCGCACCGGATGTCGAGGGTGCCGTCGGGCGCGCCGCCGCTGCGCGTGGTGACGGCCACCTGGTCGCCGTTCGCCACGAACGCCTCCGCGATCGCGCGTCCGATGCCCCGGTTGCCGCCCGTGACGAGCACGGAACGGGCTGTCGTCTCCTGTGGTTCGCTCACGTGGCGACGCTAGCGACTACCGATTGGTAAGGAGGAATTGGTCAGTCGTCCTCGAGCCGGAAACCGACCTTGAGCCCGACCTGGAAGTGCTCGACCTGGCCGTCCTTGATCTGGCCGCGGACCTGGGTCATCTCGAACCAGTCGAGGTGACGCAGGGTCTTGCCCGCCCGCTCGACGGCGTTGCGGATGGCCGCTTCGATGCCGTCGGGCGAGGTGCCGACGATCTCGGTGACGCGGTAGGTGCGGTTCGTCATGGTGACCTCCGATGCTGGCCCAGGGGCAGGCCTCGGGGCCCGACACTACCGACGTACGATGGAGGCATGGCCCGGGACCTGCGCCGACCGCAGGACGCGGCGGTCCGCATCACCACTGCTGCATCGAGTCGCAACGCCGACATCGCGGTGCGGCAGAAGCGCTACCTGCTGTCGATGACGCTGCGTTCGCTGTGCTTCGTCGGCGCCATCGTGGCGGCGCTCGCGGGCGTCGGGTGGCTCTGGCCGATCCTCATCGCGGGGGCGCTCGTGCTGCCGTACGTCGCGGTCGTGATGGCGAACGCGACGATGAACAAGCGCGACGACTTCGACCTGCGTGACGGTCTCTACGTCCGCGAGCTGGGCGCGGCCGACGACTCGCCCGGCGACGGCGCGTCTCATCCTTGACTTCACCCGTCTGGGTGACAGAATCCACGCGAGCCGGGTCTCCCCCGTCCTGGCTCGTCGTGATGCCGGACGGCTTCCCCCGTGGCTGTCTGGCATCACTTCATTTCAGAGGAGCACACCGTGAGCGACGTCTGCTCGGCCAAGGGCTGCCAGGCACCTGCGACCTGGGAGCTGCTGTGGAACAACCCCAAGCTGCACACCCCCGACCGCCGCAAGGTCTGGCTGGCGTGCGACGAGCACAAGGGCTCGCTCTCCGACTTCCTGGGCGCCCGCCAGTTCCTCAAGGACGTCGTACCCCACGCCGACGCCGGTTGATCAACCGCCGATGGCGGACATCGGGCGGTCGGGCTGGAGGAACGTCGGGTCGTCGATGCCGTGACCGGCGCGCTTGCCCCGCATCGCGATGACCCAGCGCTCGGCGATCTCCTCGTCGCTCGCACCCGCGCGCAGCGACGCTCGCAAGTCGGACTCCTCGCGGGCGAAGAGGCAGTTGCGGATCTGGCCGTCGGCGGTGAGCCGGACCCGGTCGCAGTCGCCGCAGAACGGGCGGGTCACCGAGGCGATCACGCCCACGGTGCCGCTGCCGCCGTCGACCTGGAAGAGCTCGGCAGGCGCGCTCCCCCGCGGCTCCTCGGCCGGCGTGAGCAGGAACTCCGCCTCCAGCGACGCGAAGATCACGTCCGCGGTGATCATCCCGTCGCGCGACCAGCCGTGCTGGGCGTCGAGCGGCATCTGCTCGATGAACCGCAGGTGGTAGCCCTCGCCCAGGGCCCAGCGCAGCAGCTCGGGCGCCTGGTCGTCGTTGACGCCGCGCATCAGCACCGCGTTGATCTTCACCGGCCCGAGGCCGGCGTCCCGAGCTGCCGCCAGCCCGGCGATCACGTCGTGCAGACGGTCGCGGCGGGTGATCTCGTGGAAGGTCTCGCGCCGGATGCTGTCGAGGCTGACGTTGACCCGGTCGAGCCCGGCGACGGCCAGGGCCTCGGCCATCCGCGAGAGGCCCAGTGCGTTCGTGGTCAGCGACGTCTCGACGCCGAGGTCGTGGCTGCGCCTCACGATGTCGACGATGCCGCGGCGTACCAGCGGCTCGCCACCGGTGAAGCGGACCTCACGGATGCCGAGCTGCTCGACACCGATCCGGACCATCCGGACGATCTCGTCGTCGCTCAGGAGGGCGTCGTTCGGGAGCCACTCGAGGCCCTCCGCCGGCATGCAGTAGCTGCAGCGCAGGTTGCATCGGTCGGTCAACGAGACCCGCAGGTCCGTTGCCACCCGACCGAAGCGATCCTCGAGGCGCTGTGTCGTCACCACCACAGTCTAGGGACGTCGCCTGAGGCCGCCACCGGGCGACGCCCTGGCGCGGACTAGCCTCGACCCGTGCGGTCCTGGGGGTTCCTCATCAGTCGGCGTTGGTTGCTCTTCGCAGCCATCGTCGTGCTGCTCTGCTACGCCGCCTGGTGGCTCGGCGAGTGGCAGTTCCACCGGCTCGACGACCGCAAGGCCAGCAACGCCGTCGTCCGCGCCAACGAGGACCGCGATCCCGCGCGTGTCGGCGACGTGCTCGCCCCGGGCCGCCCGGTCGCGGAGGACGACGAGTGGCGCCAGGTGACCGCCACCGGCACCTACGACGCCGACCAGACCGTGATCGTGCGCTACCGCACCCGCGACGGCGCCTCGGGCATCGACGTGGTCGTGCCCCTGGTCACCGCAGACGGCGCGACCCTGCTCGTCGACCGGGGCTGGATGGCGGCCGACAACGAGGGTGCCAGTCCCTCCGACGTCCCGGCGCCACCGGCCGGCGAGGTGACGGTCGAGGGCTGGGTCCGTGCCGACGCCAGCGGCGACAGCACCGACGTGACGGACCACTCGACCCGGTCGATCTCCAGCGAGACCATCGGCAAGGCCATCGACCAGGACGTGTACGGCGGGTTCGTCATGGTCGACACCGAGGACGGCCAGCCGGCAGCGGACCTCGAGCCGGCCGAGCTGCCGGAGCTCGACAACGGACCGCACTTCTTCTACGGCCTCCAGTGGTGGTTCTTCGGGCTGCTCGCGTTCTTCGGCTTCGGCTACCTGGCGTGGGATGAGTGGCGGTCGCAGCGCCGCGACGAACCGTCCGCCCGGGAGGAGGCGCTGTCCGGCCGCAAGTCCAAGCAGGCCGCCAAGAACGCCCACAAGCAGGCGGTGCGGGCGGCGTACCAGAAGGCGTACGCCGAGGAGCGCGCCGCCCGCGAGGCTCACAGGGCCCGGAGCATGCCTCCGTCGACCGGCAGCATCACCCCGGACACGAAGGACGCCGCCGGCGACAGCACGAAGGCCGCCACCCGACCGAACTCCTCCGGCGCGCCGTAGCGCCGCAGCGGGATCGAGGCGACCCCGGCCGCCCTGGCCGCCACGGGGTCACCGCTGGCGGCGTCCAGCTCGGCGACCCGCTCGGTCTCCACCCGCCCGGGCAGCAGCCCGTTGACGCGTACGCCGGCGGGGCCGAGCTCGTCGGCCAGCGTCTTCGCCACCATCGCCAGGCCGGGGCGCAGGCCGTTGGAGATCGCCATGCCCGCGAGCGGCGCCCGGACGCTGGAGGACAGCACGAAGGCGAGGGAACCACCGTGGGGCAGCGCCTTGCCGATCTCACGGCCGACCCGGACCGCACCGAGGAAGACCGACGCGAACGCCTCCGTCCACTGCTCGTCCGTGGTGGTGACGACCGAGCCCCGGGGCGGGCCGCCGACGCTGACCAGCGCTCCGTCCAGGCGGCCCCAGCGGTCGAGCGCGGCGCGGATCAGCCGGTCCGGTGTTGTGGGGTCGGCGTTGTCGGCCACGACGGTCTCCGCCGCGTCGCCCAGCGCCTCGCGGGCGGCCGCCAGCGTCGCCTCACTGCGCCCGGACAGGACCACCCGCGCGCCCTCCGCCACCAGCACGTCGGCGGTCGCCCGTCCGAGCCCCCGCGCTCCCCCGGTGACGACGAAGACGCGGTCGGCGAGCTCGAGGTCCATGGGGCCGAGCCTAGACGCGGCGGGTCAGCTGCACGTAGACGTCCTGCGCCAGCTCGACCCGGGCCGGCAGCAGCGCGCGGACCCGGGCGAGCACCGCCGCCCGTTCGCGGGGCTCCAGCAGGAGGTAGGCCGACACCGTTCCCAGGTGACCGAGGTAGTCCTCGACCGCGTGCTCGGAGCGCCGCGGCAAGATCGCGAGCTCCGGCGGCTCGAGCTCCGGCAGGTCCACGGCCTCGACGTACGCCGACGCCAGCAGCGCCGAGCCGGGACCGGTGATCTCCTCCTCGATCGCGGTGATCGCCGCGGCCAGCCCGGGGTCCGCGACGACGGTCTGCGCGCCGAAGATCGCCGCGACGCCACCCGACCGCAACGACGCCGCCACCCGCTGCCACCGGGTCTCGGGGTCGGTCCAGTGGAAGGCGGCGCCCGCGAAGCACAGGTCCATCAGGCCCACGTCGGGTAGGACGACCTCCTCGAACGTGCCGGCCAGCACCTCGACGGGCAGGTCGACGGTCTGGGCCAGCAGCACCGCACGCATCTCCGCGTCGGGCTCGACGGCGACCACGTGGACGCCTCGTCCGGCGAAGAGCCGGGTCGCCTTGCCGGTCCCGGCACCGATCTCGAGGGCTCGTCTGACCGGGCCGCGCGCGTGCGCGAGCACCAGGTCGGCCAGCTCGTCGGGGTAGCCGGGGCGAAACCGGTCATACTCGCGCGCCGCGGCCCCGAAGCTCAGCGCACGTCGGCTCATCGGTCAGACCGTCGCCGGCGGGAGGTCCTCGACGAACTGGGTGCGGTAGAGGTCGGCGTACAAGCCGCCCTCGGCGAGCAGCGAGGCGTGCGTGCCGCGCTGCACGATGCGGCCTCGGTCGACGACCAGGATCTGGTCCGCGTTGCGGACGGTCGAGAGCCGGTGCGCGATGACCAGCGACGTGCGGCCGTCGAGCGCGGCGTCCAGCGCGCGCTGTACGGCGACCTCCGACTCGCTGTCGAGGTGGGCCGTCGCCTCGTCGAGCACGACGATCGCCGGGGCCTTGAGCAGGAGCCGGGCGATCGCGAGCCGCTGTCGCTCGCCACCGGAGAGGCGGTAGCCGCGGTCGCCGACCACCGTGTCGAGCCCGTCGGGCAGGCTCCGGATGAGGGTGGCGATCTGGCCCGCCTCGAGGGCCGCCCAGACCTCCTGGTCGCTCGCGCCGGGGCGGGCGTAGAGCAGGTTGGCCCGGATGGTGTCGTGGAACATGTGCGCGTCCTGGGTGACGTAGCCGACGACGTCCTCCAGCGACTGCAGGGTCACGTCGCGCACGTCGTGGCCGCCGACGCGGACCACGCCGGTCCGGGCGTCGTACAGCCGGGCGACCAGGTGGGTGATCGTGGTCTTGCCGGCACCGGACGGGCCCACCAGGGCGACCATCTGGCCGGGCTCGGCGACGAGCGAGATGTCGTTGAGCACCGGGCCGCCCTCGCGGGACTCCTTGCGCGCGACGGTCTCCAGCGACGCCAGCGAGATCTCGTCGGCCCGCGGGTAGCCGAAGCCGACGTGGTCGAACTCCAGGCGCGCAGCCGACCGCGGGAGCACCACCGCGTCGGGCTTCTCCTCGATCAGCGACGGCAGGTCGAGCACCTCGAAGACGCGCTCGAAGCTGACCAGCGCGGTCATCACGTCGATGCGGACGTTGGACAGGCTCTGCAGCGGGCCGAGCAGGCGCAGGAGCAGCGTGGCGAGCGCGATCAGGGTGCCGACGGTCAGCGTCTTGTCGACGGCGAGGTGCCCACCCACGCCGTACACGAGCGCGGTGGCCAGCGCCGGGACCGCCATCATCGACGCCGCGAAGATCCGGGTGAGCAGCGAGATCCGTACGCCGAGGTCGCGGACGTAGGCGGCCTTGTGGGCGAAGACCTCGTCCTCCTCCTCGCGCCGGCCGAAGAGCTTGAGCAGCATGGCGCCGCCGACGTTGAAGCGCTCGGTCATCGCGTTGCCCATGTCGGCGTTGCCGTCCATCTGCTGGCGCGTCAGGCCGGCGAGCCGGGAGCTGACCCACCGCGAGACCAGCAGCATCAGCGGGAAGATCGCGAGGCAGAGCAGCGTCACCTGCCAGCTCAGGGCCAGCATCGCGATGCCGACCACGATGACGGAGATCGTGCTCGCCACCGTGCTGGACAGCGTGGAGGTGAAGGCGCGCTGGGCGCCGATGACGTCGTTGTTGAGCCGCGAGACCAGGGCACCGGTCTGGGTGCGGGTGAAGAACGCGAGCGACTGCCGCTGCACGTGCCCGAAGACCCGGGTGCGCAGGTCGAAGATGAGTCCCTCG
The genomic region above belongs to Nocardioides conyzicola and contains:
- a CDS encoding histidine phosphatase family protein, producing the protein MARRLVVMRHAKAEQDGPTDFERPLADRGRRDAVEAGSWLSAQGVEPAHALVSAALRTQQTWEAVASGAGWSLAPDLDRGLYAAGPETALDLVRLVPDAVTSLVVIGHNPTVGVLAQVLDDGSGDAAVAASMAGDFPTCAVAVFSYDGAWADLGEGTARLEAFHVGRA
- a CDS encoding DUF3099 domain-containing protein; this encodes MARDLRRPQDAAVRITTAASSRNADIAVRQKRYLLSMTLRSLCFVGAIVAALAGVGWLWPILIAGALVLPYVAVVMANATMNKRDDFDLRDGLYVRELGAADDSPGDGASHP
- a CDS encoding dodecin; its protein translation is MTNRTYRVTEIVGTSPDGIEAAIRNAVERAGKTLRHLDWFEMTQVRGQIKDGQVEHFQVGLKVGFRLEDD
- a CDS encoding SURF1 family protein, with translation MRSWGFLISRRWLLFAAIVVLLCYAAWWLGEWQFHRLDDRKASNAVVRANEDRDPARVGDVLAPGRPVAEDDEWRQVTATGTYDADQTVIVRYRTRDGASGIDVVVPLVTADGATLLVDRGWMAADNEGASPSDVPAPPAGEVTVEGWVRADASGDSTDVTDHSTRSISSETIGKAIDQDVYGGFVMVDTEDGQPAADLEPAELPELDNGPHFFYGLQWWFFGLLAFFGFGYLAWDEWRSQRRDEPSAREEALSGRKSKQAAKNAHKQAVRAAYQKAYAEERAAREAHRARSMPPSTGSITPDTKDAAGDSTKAATRPNSSGAP
- the serB gene encoding phosphoserine phosphatase SerB, producing MTDLLPGDKPETLLITLSGKDRPGVTSSVFTALSGAGVEVIDIEQIVLRRQLILGILVTAPHNAKKVRAAVEETAASLGMTVDIDRGAGDNKSRRDGRSHVTIIGTPLRASAMAAVAGRIADAGANIDRIERMARYPVTAIDLHVSGADTDALRTVLAPEAAGHGIDIAVQPANLLRRGTRLIVMDVDSTLIQGEVIEMLAAHAGYEAEVAAVTAAAMRGDLDFEASLRSRVALLAGVPATALDEVYDAIVLAPGARTLVRTLRRLGYRFALVSGGFSQLVDRLAEDLGIHFSRANELEIVDGVLTGRIIGPVVDRAGKAAALREFAAEIGVSEAATIAIGDGANDLDMLNAAGLGIAYNAKPLVQDAADTSVNVPYLDAIMYLLGISREEIVAADAEAGFVTPAPPIG
- a CDS encoding acetone carboxylase, whose protein sequence is MSDVCSAKGCQAPATWELLWNNPKLHTPDRRKVWLACDEHKGSLSDFLGARQFLKDVVPHADAG
- the fabG gene encoding 3-oxoacyl-ACP reductase FabG, which encodes MSEPQETTARSVLVTGGNRGIGRAIAEAFVANGDQVAVTTRSGGAPDGTLDIRCDITDAGQVEAAFAQIEEAHGPVEVLVANAGITADTLLLRMSDEDWSSVIDTNLTGSFRLAKRASKGMLRLRRGRIVFISSVVGLLGSAGQVNYAASKAGLVGMARSIARELGSRSITANVVAPGFIETDMTGVLSDEQKAAIKAQVPLSRFGSVDDIAETVLWLTGPGAAYVTGAVIPVDGGLGMGH
- a CDS encoding ABC transporter ATP-binding protein, with product MSTPVLDFAEVTVRRGQATLLDRVTWRVNGDERWVILGPNGAGKTTLLQVASAQIHPTEGVAGILDEVLGTVDVFELRPRIGITSAALAERIPRAERVHDVVVSASYGVVGRWREIYDDLDHSRATELLTEVGVMHLVDRTFGTLSEGERKRVQIARALMADPELLLLDEPAAGLDLGGREDLVSTLSVLAADPASPATVLVSHHVEEIPPGFTHALLLRRGQVVTAGPIDEVITAANLSSTFGMPLVLNHEDGRWNARRRTRHR
- the fabI gene encoding enoyl-ACP reductase FabI, which encodes MAGILDGKRILVAGVTMDSSIGFATAKVAQEQGATVLISNFGRALGITRRIAKRLPVEPPVLELDVTDEEHLAGLEAQVREHVDGLDGVVHSIAYGNPETLLGGKFLTGPWPDVAQAVQVSAYSLKALAEAARPLMGPGGSVVGLTFDATVAWPAYDWMGVAKAALESTSRYLARDLGPYGIRSNLVSAGPLKTLAAKAIPGFEDLESMWSDRAPLGWDNTDHAPTARAVCALLSDFFPATTGEIIHVDGGLHAMGA
- a CDS encoding NfeD family protein; this encodes MDWLSEHAWAVWLGIAALLGIAELMSLDLVLVMLAVGAGGGAITAALGGPVALQIIVAAVTAIAMLALVRPSLVARLHQGPDLVLGTNKLLGQRATVTQRMTGLAVGQIKLAGETWSASPYDEHVSIEVGETVEVFEIRGATAYVHPIPELDSP
- a CDS encoding SDR family oxidoreductase yields the protein MDLELADRVFVVTGGARGLGRATADVLVAEGARVVLSGRSEATLAAAREALGDAAETVVADNADPTTPDRLIRAALDRWGRLDGALVSVGGPPRGSVVTTTDEQWTEAFASVFLGAVRVGREIGKALPHGGSLAFVLSSSVRAPLAGMAISNGLRPGLAMVAKTLADELGPAGVRVNGLLPGRVETERVAELDAASGDPVAARAAGVASIPLRRYGAPEEFGRVAAFVLSPAASFVSGVMLPVDGGMLRAL
- a CDS encoding class I SAM-dependent methyltransferase — encoded protein: MSRRALSFGAAAREYDRFRPGYPDELADLVLAHARGPVRRALEIGAGTGKATRLFAGRGVHVVAVEPDAEMRAVLLAQTVDLPVEVLAGTFEEVVLPDVGLMDLCFAGAAFHWTDPETRWQRVAASLRSGGVAAIFGAQTVVADPGLAAAITAIEEEITGPGSALLASAYVEAVDLPELEPPELAILPRRSEHAVEDYLGHLGTVSAYLLLEPRERAAVLARVRALLPARVELAQDVYVQLTRRV
- the moaA gene encoding GTP 3',8-cyclase MoaA; its protein translation is MVTTQRLEDRFGRVATDLRVSLTDRCNLRCSYCMPAEGLEWLPNDALLSDDEIVRMVRIGVEQLGIREVRFTGGEPLVRRGIVDIVRRSHDLGVETSLTTNALGLSRMAEALAVAGLDRVNVSLDSIRRETFHEITRRDRLHDVIAGLAAARDAGLGPVKINAVLMRGVNDDQAPELLRWALGEGYHLRFIEQMPLDAQHGWSRDGMITADVIFASLEAEFLLTPAEEPRGSAPAELFQVDGGSGTVGVIASVTRPFCGDCDRVRLTADGQIRNCLFAREESDLRASLRAGASDEEIAERWVIAMRGKRAGHGIDDPTFLQPDRPMSAIGG